Below is a window of Acidimicrobiia bacterium DNA.
TCATCGGGCTCGACGCTGCCAGTCGTGTCACGGGTCTGGCCGAGAACCGGCAGCGCTGGACGCCGCGGAGTCTCACGGTGCGCGAGATGGTCGATCTCTCGGCGGAGCTCGCGGCGCGGGCGGTGGTCCTCGTGCAACTCGTGCCGAACCTGCGGCGCGAGCCGTCGATTGCCGACGCGCAGTCGTTCCGCACGTTGGCCACGAAGTGCGCGTCCGAGGGAGTGCAGATCCTCGACTGCGTCGTCGTGTCCGGCCAACGCTGGTGGTCGCTCGGCAGGCTGTTGTCCGAGCGCGCGGCGTCGAACTGAGGAAGGCATGGAAGACGCTCTCGCTCGACTGCGCGGGCCCGACGATGTCGCGCGCTTCATCGCGCGGTGTGTGCAGGACGACACGAGTGTCGATCCGGCGCTCATCGTGCTCGGCATTGATCGCGAGTGCTGGATTGTCGGTGGCGCCGTCAACAACGATCGGGTCTCGCACAACCTGCTGAACCCACGTGAGCTGGTCCAGTTGCGCGACGAGATCGATGCCGAAGCACTCGTGCTCGTCGAGATCCGCGGCGGCGAGCCGACGGCCCCGGAGCTCGTCGAGGCCGACCAGTTCCGGATCTTCGCTGACGCTTGTGAATCAGCCGGGGTCATGCTCCTCGACTGCCTCGTGGTGTGCCGCCACCATTGGTGGTCGCTTCGGGAGCTTCTGCCGAGATCGGATGATTTCGGAATTAGGGGTTGTAATGGGCGGGACTGGGGCGTATGATCGAACACATGTTCGATACGGAGGCACCCGAGCTGGCGACGCTCTCGGCAAGGGTGCTCGACCTCCTGCATGAGATCGACCGTCGGAAGGCCGAACTCGTCCAGGTTGTTGGCGAGTGGGACGCAGCTGAGGAATGGAAACACGACGGCGCGTTGAGCGGCGCGTCCTGGCTGGCACACCGCGGGCCGCTCACCCGGGACGACGCGTTGCGCCTCGTCCACACCGGGCGTCACGCGCAGACTCACGAGCGAACCCGCACGGCGCTCGCAGCCGGCGAGATCTCGGTCGCACACGCCGGCTCGATGGCCGCCGCCGCGTTCCGCCGCGAAGAGGTCTTCGTCGAGGAGGAACCCGAACTGCTCGAGCTTGCGTCCGTGCAGCAACCGGAGCAGTTCCTGTCCA
It encodes the following:
- a CDS encoding JAB domain-containing protein, with the protein product MGAVKRQSGLSGPVRGPADVVRFVQAALGTWYASHAAVVVIGLDAASRVTGLAENRQRWTPRSLTVREMVDLSAELAARAVVLVQLVPNLRREPSIADAQSFRTLATKCASEGVQILDCVVVSGQRWWSLGRLLSERAASN
- a CDS encoding JAB domain-containing protein translates to MEDALARLRGPDDVARFIARCVQDDTSVDPALIVLGIDRECWIVGGAVNNDRVSHNLLNPRELVQLRDEIDAEALVLVEIRGGEPTAPELVEADQFRIFADACESAGVMLLDCLVVCRHHWWSLRELLPRSDDFGIRGCNGRDWGV